Proteins from one Kineosporiaceae bacterium genomic window:
- a CDS encoding Hsp70 family protein has protein sequence MTGRAIGIDLGTTYSVVAALDERGEAQALTDVEGNVLIPSAVHFVRRGEAVVGRLAKASQAVEPDRVVTAVKRDMGTELTRRFDEVDLTPEGISGVILRALAVTAANALGVAPESLRAVITVPAYFGVAEKEATAQAAAIAGLDLMELVAEPVAAAVSYGVDSGTSGLVLVYDLGGGTFDTTVLEVGAEGPRVLVTDGSSRLGGLNWDDRLQSLLLERFVAVTQDEDALDDDDFQLAVAAAAEDLKKQLSERESASVTLTRGRERSRIALSRSDFEERTADLVAMTLEVVQRALSLAGTRCRLPLREVILVGGSTKMPMIAAALREAVNVPVALRDPDLAVAKGAALHAAALDRRAGVPPEQPLIAVSAKGERARSLQPATGVVPRAIGVLLRDSHDPSGTRLFVEHLVTANTPLPVVGVEATFATIMKNQDRVRVELFEQAGPMPSPDLANNRRVLDGELIGLPQLPAGSPIELTLAVAPDGRIRCTALEPRSGKVLVLESYMEGVVDGAAAAAQRHHVSSLRISS, from the coding sequence ATGACCGGTCGAGCGATCGGCATCGATCTCGGCACGACGTACTCCGTCGTCGCGGCCCTCGACGAGCGGGGTGAGGCGCAGGCGCTCACCGATGTCGAGGGGAACGTGCTCATCCCGTCGGCGGTGCACTTCGTCCGCCGGGGCGAGGCGGTGGTCGGTCGGCTCGCGAAGGCCTCGCAGGCCGTGGAGCCGGACCGCGTGGTCACCGCCGTCAAGCGGGACATGGGCACGGAACTGACCCGCCGGTTCGACGAGGTCGACCTCACGCCCGAGGGCATCTCCGGTGTGATCCTGCGAGCCTTGGCGGTGACGGCGGCGAATGCGCTGGGGGTCGCCCCCGAGTCGCTGCGTGCGGTGATCACGGTGCCGGCCTATTTCGGTGTCGCCGAGAAGGAGGCCACCGCTCAGGCTGCGGCGATCGCGGGCCTCGACCTGATGGAACTGGTGGCCGAGCCGGTGGCTGCGGCGGTGTCCTACGGTGTCGACAGCGGAACGTCCGGGCTCGTCCTGGTCTATGACCTCGGCGGGGGCACCTTCGACACCACGGTGTTGGAGGTCGGCGCCGAAGGCCCGCGAGTGCTGGTGACCGATGGGTCGAGTCGCCTGGGTGGTCTCAACTGGGACGATCGGCTGCAATCGCTGCTCCTGGAGCGCTTCGTTGCCGTGACGCAGGACGAGGATGCCCTCGACGACGACGACTTCCAGCTCGCGGTGGCCGCCGCCGCGGAGGACCTCAAGAAGCAGCTGAGCGAACGGGAGTCGGCGTCGGTCACCTTGACCCGTGGCCGGGAGAGGTCACGCATCGCCCTCTCCCGCAGCGACTTCGAGGAGCGGACCGCCGATCTGGTGGCGATGACCCTCGAGGTGGTGCAGCGAGCGCTCTCCCTGGCCGGAACGCGGTGCCGGCTGCCGCTGCGTGAGGTGATCCTGGTCGGTGGGTCGACCAAGATGCCGATGATCGCGGCGGCGCTGCGGGAGGCGGTGAACGTCCCGGTGGCGCTTCGCGACCCCGACCTGGCGGTCGCGAAGGGTGCGGCCCTGCACGCAGCGGCGCTCGATCGACGGGCCGGGGTGCCGCCCGAGCAGCCGCTGATCGCGGTGAGTGCCAAGGGCGAACGGGCGCGTTCGCTGCAGCCGGCGACCGGGGTGGTGCCGCGGGCCATCGGCGTCCTCCTGCGCGACAGCCACGACCCGTCGGGCACCCGCCTGTTCGTCGAGCATCTGGTGACGGCGAACACCCCGCTGCCGGTCGTCGGTGTCGAGGCGACGTTCGCCACGATCATGAAGAACCAGGACCGGGTGCGGGTCGAGCTCTTCGAGCAGGCCGGCCCGATGCCCTCACCCGATCTGGCCAACAATCGGCGCGTGCTGGACGGAGAACTGATCGGCCTGCCGCAACTGCCCGCGGGGTCACCGATCGAGCTGACCCTCGCCGTGGCCCCCGACGGCCGCATCCGGTGCACGGCACTCGAGCCACGCAGTGGCAAGGTCCTGGTACTCGAGTCCTACATGGAGGGCGTCGTGGACGGCGCGGCGGCCGCCGCACAGCGTCACCACGTGTCCTCCCTGCGGATCTCCTCATGA
- a CDS encoding ATP-binding protein, which translates to MPLDLVERYGLPARLVREAPSDALVALRYGRVVSGECAPWPGPPRRRWVRVLAVPEWDGGTESPLAMLLSVLAGPGMQLDVVLRHDDASGIGLYLGFLDQATTARARALLTPDHDLEEATPPGAEAWHALGVVHRVQGVVEVREGSPAIERPESLVDRIQGIPGSWCVHWHLTGSGPQQVDALTERLLALADQAAAMMSVTTTLTAVESTTVVSQAWTRVQTWLDVLYAHGTRGRTIGLWSVDTWAAGPDPATLDQVIAALRAAVPGESGRSFAASALAASGGAAPTSLLTSADLGGMLVPPRRGVPGLAVRAAPPGGRRPTDSSQPIELGTYWGVDLPAQIGLDDLEGHGFLTGTTGSGKTTSLHRLLAALWNDNHVPFLVIDPVKDEYSGAASLFRGGVRVVTGNDLRMNLLEPWPGTDDRRHIVQVAQAFRGAFTMPSPAPYVVTHLFDTVAMQPGGPAGATLHDIRDALDPLIDSLGYAAEARTNIRAALMTRLSLLLAPVRAHRFGWPNSSMVHGLFDQPTVVTLADLVDDEERSFIVLLLAMATWNRARARARSGRPLAVVDHVLVLEEAHRVIPELGPSAPDSENGSAARVSAELLSAMLAEVRSYGQQVLVVDQSPSKVSSDVLRNTNLKLVHRIVHPDDQQQVAGAIGLPPDRAGLLGTLQRGQVLVSTRSEPVPQTVRVHPASPRFPARAATVASGASTWPCCTAETAVAVEDHFRAWAAAPEAASHLALFLVGLRLGEGDGTALRAKVYRSLLSIGAGLPTDCLAWAGLRRVIGQERSLGAIGSRKQYDVMLGVAFQAWQERRPAEREAATLPGLRGGVCDQCGRKCQVRVPAAVLNRAAPRYGPGVLRTAGWRRDLPDVVDWGVAQFAELLPLLGERAAKTVMRCQLAQGVQQGALPRSVLEQLVARICP; encoded by the coding sequence ATGCCCCTCGACCTCGTCGAGCGTTACGGTCTGCCCGCCCGGCTGGTGCGCGAGGCCCCGTCCGATGCCCTGGTGGCCCTGCGCTACGGCCGGGTGGTGTCCGGTGAGTGTGCCCCGTGGCCGGGGCCGCCGCGGCGACGCTGGGTGCGGGTGCTCGCCGTCCCGGAGTGGGACGGCGGTACGGAGTCGCCGCTGGCGATGCTGCTCAGCGTGCTCGCCGGTCCCGGCATGCAGCTGGACGTCGTGCTCCGCCACGACGACGCCTCGGGCATCGGGCTGTACCTCGGCTTCCTCGACCAGGCGACGACGGCCCGTGCCCGCGCCCTGCTGACCCCGGACCACGATCTCGAGGAGGCCACGCCGCCCGGTGCCGAGGCCTGGCACGCCCTCGGGGTGGTTCACCGGGTGCAGGGCGTGGTGGAGGTGCGCGAGGGCTCGCCCGCGATCGAACGCCCCGAATCGTTGGTCGATCGCATCCAGGGCATTCCCGGCAGCTGGTGTGTGCACTGGCACCTGACCGGATCCGGGCCCCAACAGGTGGACGCGCTCACCGAGCGGCTGCTCGCCCTGGCCGACCAGGCGGCCGCGATGATGTCGGTCACCACCACGCTGACAGCGGTCGAGTCGACCACCGTGGTCAGCCAGGCCTGGACCCGGGTGCAGACCTGGCTCGATGTGCTCTACGCCCACGGCACCCGCGGCCGCACCATCGGTCTGTGGTCGGTCGACACCTGGGCCGCCGGCCCGGACCCGGCGACGCTGGATCAGGTGATCGCCGCGCTGCGAGCGGCCGTTCCGGGTGAGTCGGGTCGATCGTTCGCCGCGTCGGCCCTGGCGGCATCAGGCGGCGCCGCGCCGACCTCCTTGCTCACCAGTGCCGACCTAGGCGGCATGCTGGTGCCCCCGCGCCGCGGTGTCCCGGGGCTCGCGGTACGGGCGGCGCCGCCGGGTGGTCGTCGACCGACGGACTCGTCGCAGCCGATCGAGCTGGGCACCTACTGGGGGGTCGACCTGCCGGCGCAGATCGGCCTGGACGACCTCGAGGGTCACGGATTTCTCACCGGCACGACAGGTTCGGGGAAGACGACCTCGCTGCACCGGCTGCTCGCCGCACTCTGGAACGACAACCACGTGCCGTTCCTGGTGATCGACCCGGTCAAGGACGAGTACTCCGGGGCGGCGTCCCTGTTCCGCGGTGGCGTGCGGGTGGTGACCGGCAACGACCTGCGGATGAACCTGCTCGAGCCATGGCCGGGTACCGATGATCGCCGGCACATCGTCCAGGTGGCGCAGGCGTTTCGCGGCGCGTTCACGATGCCGAGTCCGGCTCCGTACGTGGTCACGCACCTGTTCGACACGGTGGCCATGCAGCCGGGCGGTCCGGCCGGAGCGACGCTGCACGACATCCGGGACGCGCTCGATCCCCTCATCGACTCCCTGGGCTATGCGGCCGAGGCCCGGACCAACATCCGTGCGGCGTTGATGACCCGGCTGTCGTTGTTGCTCGCACCGGTGCGTGCGCACCGGTTCGGTTGGCCGAATTCCTCGATGGTGCACGGGCTGTTCGACCAGCCGACGGTGGTGACCTTGGCCGACCTGGTGGACGACGAGGAACGATCGTTCATCGTGCTGCTCCTGGCGATGGCCACCTGGAATCGTGCCCGGGCCCGAGCCCGCTCCGGCCGGCCGTTGGCCGTGGTGGACCACGTGCTGGTGCTCGAGGAGGCGCACCGGGTGATCCCCGAGCTTGGGCCGTCCGCTCCGGACAGCGAGAACGGCAGCGCCGCAAGGGTTTCGGCCGAGTTGCTCTCGGCCATGCTGGCCGAGGTCAGAAGTTACGGCCAGCAGGTCCTGGTGGTGGACCAGAGCCCGTCGAAGGTGTCCTCCGATGTGCTGCGCAACACCAACCTGAAGCTGGTTCACCGCATCGTCCATCCCGACGATCAGCAGCAGGTGGCCGGCGCCATCGGGTTGCCGCCCGACCGGGCGGGCCTGCTCGGTACCCTGCAGCGAGGTCAGGTGCTGGTCTCGACCAGATCAGAGCCCGTGCCCCAGACGGTGCGAGTTCACCCGGCGTCCCCTCGATTTCCCGCGCGGGCGGCCACGGTGGCCTCCGGCGCCAGTACCTGGCCGTGTTGTACCGCCGAGACCGCGGTCGCGGTCGAGGATCACTTCCGGGCGTGGGCGGCCGCTCCGGAGGCCGCGTCCCACCTGGCCCTGTTCCTGGTGGGGTTGCGGCTGGGTGAGGGCGACGGGACGGCGTTGCGCGCGAAGGTGTACCGGTCGCTGCTGTCCATCGGGGCCGGGCTGCCGACCGATTGCCTGGCCTGGGCCGGTCTACGCCGGGTGATCGGGCAGGAGCGCTCGCTGGGCGCCATCGGCAGCCGCAAGCAGTACGACGTCATGCTCGGTGTGGCCTTCCAGGCGTGGCAGGAGCGCCGGCCCGCCGAACGTGAGGCGGCCACCCTGCCGGGGCTGCGCGGCGGCGTGTGCGATCAATGTGGCCGCAAGTGCCAGGTCCGGGTGCCGGCCGCCGTCCTCAACCGCGCCGCACCCCGCTACGGACCGGGTGTGCTGCGCACTGCCGGGTGGCGCCGTGATCTGCCCGATGTCGTCGACTGGGGCGTGGCGCAGTTCGCCGAGTTGCTCCCGTTGCTCGGCGAGCGCGCTGCCAAGACGGTGATGCGATGCCAGCTGGCGCAAGGGGTTCAGCAGGGTGCGCTGCCCCGGTCGGTACTCGAGCAGCTGGTCGCCAGGATCTGTCCGTGA